From a region of the Chrysemys picta bellii isolate R12L10 chromosome 7, ASM1138683v2, whole genome shotgun sequence genome:
- the LOC135972758 gene encoding uncharacterized protein LOC135972758, which translates to MESSQDRKRAPAWTEREVRDLLAIWGDEAVIAELRSSKRNGKVLEKISKAMKDRGHNRDTQQCRVKIKELRQAYHKAREANGRSGAEPQTCRYYAELHAILGGAATTTPTVCYDSLTGETHREDGSGNEEDDDDGGTVGSSQQQGSGETGFPNSQDMFVTLDLEPVTPELTQDPQGTQETSAANVSPSQRLVNIRKRKRRTRDEMFTELQMSAQADRAQQNAWRQSMTEMRKAQYEREERWRAESREEQSKWRAEDDRWRQLADRRQEAMLRLLEHQTDMLERMVELQERQQEQRPPLQPLCNQQPSSPSSIASSPRRPRTRWGGLRPPSHSTPDDRPSIRRLAFNKS; encoded by the exons atggagtcctcccaggatcgcaaaagagctccagcatggaccgaacgggaggtacgagatctgctcgccatatggggagatgaagcagtgatagctgaactccgtagcagtaaaagaaatggaaaagtattagaaaagatctccaaggccatgaaggaccgaggccataacagggacacacagcagtgccgcgtgaaaattaaggagctacggcaagcttaccacaaagccagagaagcaaacggaaggtccggggcagagccgcaaacttgccgctactacgcggagctgcatgcgatcctagggggtgcagccaccactaccccaaccgtgtgctatgactctctcactggagaaacacacagggaagacggttcggggaacgaggaggatgatgacgatggaggtactgtaggtagctcacagcagcaaggaagcggagaaaccggtttccccaacagccaggatatgtttgtgaccctggacctggaaccagtaacccccgaactcacccaagaccctcagggcacacaggagacctctg ctgcaaatgtttctccttcgcagaggctcgtgaacattagaaagagaaaacgtaggacgagggacgagatgttcacggagctgcagatgtccgcccaggctgatagagcacagcagaatgcgtggaggcagtcaatgacggagatgagaaaagcccaatatgaacgagaggagaggtggcgggctgaatcgcgggaagaacagagcaagtggcgggctgaagacgataggtggcgtcagcttgcagacagacggcaagaggcaatgctccgtctgctggagcatcaaactgatatgctcgagcgtatggttgagttgcaggaaaggcagcaggagcagagaccgccgctacagcccctgtgtaaccaacagccctcctccccaagttccatagcctcctcacccagacgcccaagaacacggtgggggggcctccgtccacccagtcactccaccccagatgatcgcccaagcatcagaaggctggccttcaataagagttaa